In the Leifsonia sp. 466MF genome, one interval contains:
- a CDS encoding glycosyltransferase family 4 protein, translating to MTTLRVIVDELVGDEPGGARRYTEELTRQLIATAPRDCVVEAVISNVSDEQVQAVRDRLPGVAAVTRLPLARRELALAWQSGLSVGGPPGMLHAPTLLAPLRKHVQLDTPQQIAVTIHDTLAWTHPESLGSAATIWTKTMAKRARKHADAIVVPTHAVADRLGDFLDFGDRIRVIGGAPATALRLPPDADERAERLGLPERYAFTLGTVEPRKGIAPLIRAIARPEAQGIPLLIAGRDRVGERSATGVAAAAGLPEDRVRPLGRLDDGDLAVALDRATLFVYPSIAEGFGLPIVEAFKFGLPVIHSGDAALVEVAAGASVVVERPAPREDDEPYAERLAAAIGRVLSDAELSARLRVLASDRARAFSWRDSAERVWQLHADL from the coding sequence ATGACCACTCTCCGTGTGATCGTCGACGAGCTCGTCGGAGACGAGCCCGGCGGCGCGCGCCGGTACACGGAGGAGCTGACCCGTCAGCTGATCGCCACGGCGCCGCGCGACTGCGTCGTCGAGGCCGTCATCTCGAACGTGAGCGACGAGCAGGTGCAGGCGGTCCGCGACCGCCTGCCGGGCGTCGCGGCGGTCACGCGCCTGCCTCTCGCCCGGCGGGAGCTGGCCCTGGCCTGGCAGTCGGGCCTCTCGGTGGGCGGCCCACCCGGGATGCTGCACGCTCCGACCCTCCTCGCGCCGCTGCGGAAGCACGTGCAGCTGGACACCCCGCAGCAGATCGCGGTCACCATCCACGACACCCTGGCGTGGACGCATCCCGAATCGCTCGGCTCCGCCGCGACGATCTGGACCAAGACGATGGCGAAACGAGCCAGGAAGCACGCGGACGCGATCGTCGTTCCGACCCACGCCGTCGCCGACCGGCTCGGCGACTTCCTCGACTTCGGCGATCGCATCCGCGTCATCGGCGGGGCTCCCGCGACCGCTCTGCGCCTGCCGCCGGACGCCGACGAGCGCGCGGAGCGCCTCGGCCTCCCCGAGCGCTACGCGTTCACACTGGGGACGGTCGAGCCGCGAAAAGGGATCGCTCCCCTGATCCGCGCCATCGCCCGACCCGAGGCACAGGGCATCCCCCTCCTGATCGCCGGCCGCGACCGCGTCGGCGAGCGCTCCGCGACCGGGGTCGCCGCAGCGGCCGGGCTTCCGGAGGACCGCGTGCGGCCGCTCGGCCGTCTCGACGACGGAGACCTTGCCGTCGCCCTCGACCGCGCCACCCTCTTCGTGTACCCGAGCATCGCCGAAGGGTTCGGCCTCCCGATCGTCGAGGCGTTCAAGTTCGGTCTGCCCGTCATCCACTCGGGCGACGCCGCCCTCGTCGAGGTCGCCGCGGGTGCGAGTGTCGTCGTCGAGCGTCCGGCACCGCGTGAGGACGACGAGCCCTATGCCGAGCGTCTCGCAGCCGCGATCGGCCGTGTGCTGTCAGACGCCGAGTTGAGCGCCCGACTGCGCGTGCTAGCCTCGGATCGCGCTCGCGCGTTCAGCTGGCGGGATTCGGCAGAACGCGTCTGGCAGCTGCACGCCGACCTCTGA
- a CDS encoding acyltransferase family protein: MTSLDGLRGIAALIVLAHHASLLNPAISGAYVPVPGSSGPAAGSLAWWFTYTPLKLFTAGPEAVVVFFVLSGFVLSLPVLSPRAFDWMAYYPRRIVRIGLPVVCSLVFAAALALLVPQIVANAMSGWVATTSVPDLSVETFIGQLDPTRTYHLLNNPLWSIYWEVAFSVMLPLFLGLAVWLRRVWPLILLVATATVFLGVDSGADGLRYLPPFFLGVVAAVLLPRIRRLGATVSGWRLGWAVWLLALIGSALLLIAHWMVGPGVVPLALTALQPLAALGLLICCLEWRPLASLLSHQPFRWAGKISFSLYLVHVPIIVTLSYALRDWGPTKVAALAIPVALIVGTLFYQLVEKRSHTLSKLFGATVARAFERRSGEVAASAEPTAPAELPSRASR; encoded by the coding sequence ATGACGTCGCTCGACGGCCTGCGCGGCATCGCCGCACTGATCGTGCTCGCCCACCACGCCTCCCTGCTGAACCCGGCGATCTCCGGGGCGTACGTGCCGGTACCCGGGTCTTCCGGGCCGGCCGCCGGAAGCCTGGCCTGGTGGTTCACGTACACGCCGCTCAAGCTGTTCACCGCCGGCCCGGAGGCGGTGGTCGTGTTCTTCGTGCTCTCGGGATTCGTGCTGAGCCTGCCCGTGCTGTCTCCGCGGGCCTTCGACTGGATGGCGTACTACCCACGCCGGATCGTCCGGATCGGACTTCCGGTGGTGTGCTCGCTGGTCTTCGCCGCGGCCCTCGCCCTGCTCGTCCCGCAGATCGTCGCCAACGCCATGAGCGGCTGGGTCGCCACGACCTCGGTACCAGACCTGAGCGTCGAGACGTTCATCGGCCAACTCGACCCCACCCGCACGTACCACCTGCTCAACAACCCGCTGTGGTCCATCTACTGGGAGGTAGCCTTCTCGGTCATGCTGCCGCTCTTCCTCGGGCTGGCCGTCTGGCTGCGGCGGGTGTGGCCGCTCATCCTGCTCGTCGCCACCGCGACCGTCTTCTTGGGCGTGGATTCCGGGGCGGACGGCCTGCGTTACCTCCCTCCATTCTTCCTCGGCGTCGTCGCGGCCGTGCTGCTCCCGCGCATCCGCCGCCTGGGCGCCACTGTCTCCGGCTGGCGTCTCGGCTGGGCGGTGTGGCTTCTCGCGCTGATCGGGTCCGCTCTGCTCCTGATCGCCCACTGGATGGTCGGGCCGGGGGTGGTGCCGCTCGCCCTCACCGCGCTCCAGCCGCTCGCCGCCCTCGGACTGCTGATCTGCTGCCTGGAATGGCGGCCGCTTGCGAGCCTGCTCTCTCACCAGCCGTTCCGCTGGGCCGGGAAGATCTCCTTCAGCCTGTACCTCGTGCACGTCCCGATCATCGTCACGCTGAGCTACGCCCTGCGCGACTGGGGGCCGACCAAGGTGGCCGCGCTCGCCATCCCGGTCGCGCTCATCGTCGGCACGCTGTTCTACCAGCTGGTCGAGAAGCGATCCCACACCCTGTCGAAGCTGTTCGGTGCCACGGTTGCTCGCGCCTTCGAGCGTCGCTCCGGCGAGGTCGCGGCGTCAGCGGAACCGACGGCGCCGGCCGAGCTACCGTCGCGCGCTTCGCGCTGA
- a CDS encoding acyltransferase family protein has protein sequence MAEKTKQTTGGRLAALDGLRGIAAVVVLLHHAMYTNPDFPGAPGTGSAPTGSAMWWISYTPLKLATAGVESVIVFFVLSGLVVTLPVIRHRGFDWFAYFPRRAVRLLVPVMASVVLAAVWVMAIPQVSTQPKGTWLSSSSTPNFSWEYIVKAWDLLGGDGQINNPLWSLRWELLFSLALPIFAVAALAVRKWWMGGLAAACALTYLGVHADSGALQYLPAFFVGAVIAVRLEAVRNVADRINTHWYRHPLWAGLTVASLLLLIAPWLVGPNVGEIPELEPVLKGLVPLAAAGLVVAALGWKPLRAVLDTRPVQFTGTISFSLYLVHVPILIFSTYLFADEPWYVPLLFGIPVAVLVAVGFTWLIEKRSHGWSKAVGNWASDRYRTWFGRDEEAEERRSGDQGEATGGGRAVEAGSARSARR, from the coding sequence GTGGCAGAAAAGACGAAACAGACGACGGGCGGCCGTTTGGCCGCGCTGGACGGTCTGCGCGGCATCGCCGCGGTGGTCGTCCTGCTCCACCACGCCATGTACACGAACCCGGACTTCCCGGGCGCGCCCGGCACCGGATCCGCGCCGACGGGCTCCGCGATGTGGTGGATCAGCTACACGCCGCTGAAGCTCGCGACCGCCGGTGTCGAGTCGGTCATCGTCTTCTTCGTGCTCTCCGGGCTGGTGGTCACGCTTCCCGTGATCCGTCACCGCGGCTTCGACTGGTTCGCCTACTTCCCGCGCCGCGCCGTCCGGCTCCTGGTGCCGGTCATGGCGTCCGTCGTGCTGGCCGCCGTCTGGGTGATGGCCATCCCGCAGGTGTCCACCCAGCCGAAGGGCACCTGGCTGAGCAGCTCCTCCACTCCGAACTTCAGCTGGGAGTACATCGTCAAGGCGTGGGACCTCCTCGGCGGCGACGGGCAGATCAACAACCCGCTCTGGTCGCTTCGCTGGGAGCTGCTGTTCTCGCTCGCCCTGCCGATCTTCGCGGTGGCGGCCCTCGCCGTGCGGAAGTGGTGGATGGGCGGCCTGGCCGCCGCGTGCGCCCTCACCTACCTCGGCGTGCACGCGGACTCCGGTGCGCTGCAGTACCTCCCGGCGTTCTTCGTCGGCGCGGTCATCGCGGTCCGCCTCGAGGCGGTGCGCAACGTCGCCGACCGGATCAACACGCACTGGTATCGACACCCGCTGTGGGCCGGGCTCACCGTGGCCAGTCTGCTGCTCCTGATCGCTCCGTGGCTGGTCGGGCCGAACGTCGGCGAGATCCCCGAACTCGAGCCGGTGCTGAAGGGCCTGGTGCCGCTCGCCGCGGCCGGGCTCGTGGTGGCGGCACTCGGCTGGAAGCCGCTCCGCGCCGTGCTCGACACGCGCCCCGTGCAGTTCACTGGGACCATCTCGTTCAGCCTGTACCTCGTCCACGTGCCGATCCTGATCTTCAGCACCTACCTCTTCGCGGACGAGCCCTGGTACGTCCCGCTGCTGTTCGGCATCCCGGTGGCGGTCCTCGTGGCCGTCGGTTTCACCTGGCTGATCGAGAAGCGCAGCCACGGCTGGTCGAAGGCCGTCGGCAACTGGGCGTCCGACCGGTACCGCACCTGGTTCGGTCGCGACGAGGAGGCCGAGGAGCGCCGGTCCGGCGACCAGGGCGAAGCGACCGGCGGCGGCCGGGCGGTCGAAGCCGGGTCAGCGCGAAGCGCGCGACGGTAG